AACGTTTCAAGGTGTCTAACTAGTTAATCTTATCCTCTACATTAAATAACAGGAATATCAGCATTACCATGGTAAACTAACCTCAACGATACCATCATACCAGGATGGAGGGATCTGAGCCAAATATCAATGTCCTGTtccgatttttatttttgatgatcAGCATAATGCACCTTGCTCTAATTAATACTGAGAACATCATTATATCTCCCATGCTGTAACTTTAACATGCACCTCACAGCAACTGGAACCACTCATTCATTGATCAGTATGACAACTTACTGAATGTATTCTGGAAGAGTTGATACGAAGGATAGGGAGGATTTTCAGTGTTTGAGTGCATTTAATCATTAAATACTCATTTCAAATACAGAATGGATTGAGCAAATATTCAGTAAAAGCTATAATTGAGGACTCCTGATTGAATAAAAGTATTTAATAGTTCACTTATGAAATGTAAAAACCAAGGGGTATTTGTTGCCTCTCATGGAAATCAAGAGAATTTTCTATGCCTCATGGTCCATTGATCCATAGAAAAGCACCATCTTGTTCCGGTTCCAGGGACACTATCACTTGTTTATACAGCCTTATTAACTCCGCATATATTTCTTTACTTTGAGGATGTGAAGtatcattaacaaaaaatgCATGACTTTTTCCACCTACTTGAATCCAACTAGAACCAGGTTCCTTGCggagatttttttctttcatttctttcctTAATCTTCCAACACCATTCCACATACCAACAGAAGCATAAAGATTTGATAGAAGAATATAAGCAGATTCGTTTTCAGGATGAATTTCAAGAAGTTTTCTTGCGGCAACGCTTCCCAGCTCAACATGTCCATGGATATTGCAGGCAGATAGAAGAATTTGCCAGATATGAACATCAGGTTGAATAGGCATGTGATCTATGGTTTTCTTTGCATCTTCCAGGAGCCCAACTCGACCAAGCAGATCAATCATGCAGGCATAATGTTCTAAGTGTGGGATTATTCCATGAAGTTCAAACATAGAGTCTAAGTAGTGGCGTGCTTCTTTCACGAGCCCTCCATGGCAGCATGAACTAAGAACACCAAGATAAGTTATCTCATCAGGTTCTATTCCAAATTGACACATCTTGTTAAAGAGATCAAAAACTTCTTGATAACAACCATGATGGGCGTATCCCATCATCATGGCATTCCAAGCAGCCAAACTGTTCATAGATGAACTCCTGAACGCTTTCTCTGCTTGTCCAATGCTTCCACACTTGCAATAAATGTCGATGACAGAACTTTCAACAAAGCTATCCTGATCAAATCCAGTTTTTAATACTAGGGAATGAACTGCTCTTCCCAGTTGCATATCTGTTATAGCACTACAAGCTTTAAGGATAATGCTGAAAGTTCTACTGTCCACTTTATGGTGCGAGCTCCATATGGTTTGATACAATGCCAAAGCATCAGTATAATAGCCAGCATGGACAAAAGTAGTTATCATCGTATTCAGATGAACCAAGTTTACCTTATCAATCTCAGCAAACACCCTTTTGGATTCATCCATACTGTTGCATCTCCCATACGCTGTTATCAAGCAAGAAATCATAGAAACATCAAACATGAATCCACATTTAACAACAAGTGAATGGATTTGTATCACCTGCTTTGTATTGTTTGAATTGGACACTGCTTCAAGAATGCTAGCCAGAGTATGTATAGTAGGCTGCAGTGACAACTCACGCATCTGATAGAACACCTCTAGAGCCTGATTAACAAATCCATTCTCAGAACATGCAGAGATCAGAGAATTCCAAGAAATAGAATCTCGTATAATCATGTTATAAAAAACTCTACAAGCATCGCAGATTTGCCCACACTTCCCATACATGTACACCAAAGCATTGCCGACTGAGACCACTTGGAAATACCCTGTCTTATGACAAAGTGCTTGAATCTGCTTCCCTGCATTCAAAAACTTCACTCCTCCAATCATTgacaaaacattaattaaagtaTACCCATTCACATCCAAACCTAAGGAACGTACAATTCTAAACAATTCCACAGCTTCATGACCATCAGAAGCAGTTCCTATTCTCTCAGTCCAAGAAACAACATCTGGTTCAgcaatttcatcaaacaccttAATAGCATCAACCTCTCTTCCACACCTAGCGTACATGCTCATAACAGCATTGCTGAAATGCATTGAAGAACCACGTAAAAATCCCATCTTTACACCAAAACCATGAATTTGCTCCCCTTCTCTTACATCAAACAAAGCCCCGGCCACACCAGTTAAGCTAAATGCATTTAACTCTAAACCTAACCCTCTCATTTCAACAAAAACCTGTTTTCCCTTCTCAAACTCCTCATTCCACACATACCCATTAACCATAACAGTACAGACCACATTATCCAAATCTAAACACTCCTTAAAACACCTCTCAGCTGACCCCAAATCTCCATTCTTTGAATAATTGTCAATCAACCCACTAATCACAAAGCTCTTAGACCCGAACCCAAGTTTTAAACAAACCCCTTGAGAAACCCAATTCTCTCTCAAACTCACACACCCTTTAATTAAAGAACTCAAAGTAAACACATCAGGCACCAAACCCACATGCCTTAATTCATTGAAAAGTCCCAAAACAGTTCTAGAATCATTAGCCCTTGCAAACCCAGAAATGATTGCATTGTAAGTGATGATATCGGGGTTTTGTGTGtctaagaagaaagaaagagagcgagagagattgttgttgttgttgttgttgttgttgttgttgtcaagTTTGGAGAAGTGAGAAATGAGAGCTGTGGATACGTAAGGGTCAAGAAAGTGACCTGATTTGATGAAGAGAGAGTAGGTTTGGTCGGTGAGGAGAGGAGATGACAAAGTGAGTGAGGATTTGAGAGCTCGAGGGTAATCTTTTTGGGAGATTAGGGTTTTGAATTGAGAGAAGGAGAGAGTTTGTGCTGAGGCTCTTAGCTTCTTCATGCATGCATGGTGGTGGTGATAAAAGAGGTTCTGGTTTTGCTTGCGCGAGGTTTTTTAAGGGTTTAAGCAACCAACAGgtagttataaattataatgacgTGCTAAACGCGGGAAATGAAAGGAGGGTTGAGTCATGAGTGGAGAAATGAGGCGAATCCGTCCGAATCATGTAAAGCTTGTTGTTTgtttcaactaattttatttcatgaaaaacgtttttaaagttaatttcaaACTGTAATAGTAATAAGTAGTTTATTTTCCGTGCTCTCACTAgtattggattaaaaaaaattagagcataaaaaataatatttaaattgttgaaaacattttaatattatcattaaatttagtataatgatttaaatgtataaaatcttaacctaaatatttacataaattagattttaaattaaattttgtgggAGTTGCAGCTaaataaacttattaatttgaaagttcaaataaaaaaaatcaaaggaaaaaaaaatcataagtcaAATCAATTTTAGTCAACTCTTTAAACTCGCGATTTGAATTATTTAATCTCTTggagtgtatttatttttttatattttattatatgataagaaaatacaaaaattaatttataatcaaaccaatattgaatgataaaatttaataaaaataaaattgaaacaaaaaattagcaaaagataaaaacaaaaacccaaattGCGTATAATTCATTATTagttcattatttatatttatttgtatattttatccaattttaagggtaaaaaataagattaaaagtaataaataaagtaaatcTTATAACAaataagagggaaaaaaaacaaatataaagcatTTGCTTCAAGGTTATGGGAAAATGATGGGAATTGAACCGCCACGTGATGGattcacaaaaataaactaCTTTGATCCATTTTGCTATTTACTCATAACCTTTCTctcattcttattattatacaaaactTCTATATAAACTGAATTTATGTAAATTAAAGTAGTTTATTTTGGTGGTCCAATAAGCACCAATCTTGTAATGAATTCATGCGCTTCATTGACTTCAACCAGTCAATTACAAAGtctgtaaaaacaaaaacaagaattttttacttttaaaaaaaaaaatcacagttaATCTTTGCTTAAAAATGTTCCACTATATGGACAAGAGATATTTGTATTAGCCTAATTATATCTATagaattcattatttttaagttcaaaGCCCCATGTCCAAAGCccttaaaattgaaaagagCTCAATTAGTTTGGCCTGAACACTTGGCCtagtatttttttctctttttgtaaGGTTTTATTGtctatcccttttttttatatataaacaaaaaacaaatgataggTCATTTTTCACATAAAAGATAATAATGTGTCTCTCGAAACTCAAACCCGTCACCTCGGCTCATTATACATATGTGTTAGCTAATTGAGCTACAAcatgaaaatattatgaaataattaaaaaaaaaaaaacaatatattaaaccAGTTCATTGTTCAAGTTAAGCcaaccaaagtttttttttagttgttttaatatatatacatatatatatataaaagtaaaaaaaaacttcaaataaaaattgaatttttaataattgtgtTATAAATTGTTGGTGTGACTAAACTTAATCGTGAATATACAAGCTTTCCtgcaaaataagttttttgattggaataaaaaaaccttcatATGTTTTAAATCACCAAGTATAAGGGTAGTGTGGTGcatatgaaaacaaatataagaaaaaattattaaatgaacaATAAATGCATGTTGCCAAACCTGGTTTTCAACAACTAAATGGCAATGTGTCATTGATAAAGAAACTGGTGTGCTACAATTGGTTGGCCATGGTGGCTTCATTGGTTATTATGGCATACCATAATTATTATTCCATGCATGTTATTGGTGAAAATATTGGTGATAGACAATGTTATTGgtgaaaaaattattgtttgctCCGCATTAAAACAAGTTTTGTGTTCATAGAAAAATTATGTGCATAAAAAGTTTGtgttaaacttgaaaaaaaaaatacataaaaggaTTTGTTAGGTTATGATTAGATAGACCGAGTCAATATCAAGGATGGAGTTCCAATCATTTAGGCCAATCACaatcaaatggaaaaaaatatatattttagagaaaTTTGGTATTATCATTTATCATAAATAGTTATGTTTGGAAGactttaaccataaaaaataaaggaagaaaatacTTACCATATAAATGTTGCATTTTGTTTGCATGAAAAATGTTACATTTATTGTTATGCTTGGATGAAAAAATGTTACTTATGTGGCTTTTTTCAACATAAGAgttttacctataaataaaaGGAGGTTTTATCAagttctaataaaataataattttatctaaaaaataaaataaaaatattatttgatcaTAAAAGTATTGTGTAAAAAGTTGTTGTTTAGAGATGTAGAGTTTTGAATGGAGATCTCAATGAAGATTTTTCATAGAATCATGGAGATTTTAATGGATACATAGAAATTTTATCATGAAGATCTTTTCATAGAGAACTTTCATGAAAATATGTTTAAACACATGGAGAATTCAATGGAAACATGAAGATTTCACTATAGATATTTTCACGGAATTATGAAGAATCTAATAAAGATATAAAGATCTTGTCATAGAAATTTTCATAGAGAAGCATTGctactttattgaaaaattcaaaatatagagATACAATTCTCAGAGATaatccaaaaacaatattatcttAGGTAGCTTATCATGAAATATGCAAACTTGATTTCATTCTTGTTCGAgttatccttattttttgatatattattgaaGATACTCtctagtaattattttttttttttttttttagtgcatggTATTTTTCATTGTCATGCCTAtgattatgataaaataaaataaaataaaaaattgttagttTCTTGTGTTAGAAATATTTAGTAGTAGCTCATGAAACATGGGCCTAGGCCAGTACTAAGCCTAGAAGGTAAAAAGAACAAGACGGCAGGGTTTTCCGCTCTGCATTTCTAACTGCGATATTGTTCCCATCCACCGTCCATGTATACATACGTGTAATCCTAggtatagtttttgttttcgtttttatacgtttttaaaattgtttttaatttattttcttagttttttttttatagttttgatatactaatattaaaaatataaaaatataaaataaatttattttaccatatttttaaataaaaaactatttttaaaaacacatggtCCTCCTCTTAAACTCTAAcgttcctctctctctctctctctctctgtcctcCCTCCTAAAGCTAGCCGACACGGTTTGGATAGACAGACAGGCACACCactcaatttaatttcttcagaaattctttaaaaaaggAACCACTCAATTTAGTTTAAGTTATCGAGATATCAGAGTCAGCAGGATTTGAAAAGTTTTTAGTCGCTGTGAGCCCGGTCCCTGTTCCTTTCCATCACTGTCGACGTGGctagttttcttctcttttgtggGTTCCAGCTTGCCAGCCAGATTCTCCCGGTCAAGCTCACGAGGTTGTTTGAGTTTTGTaaatttctaattgtttttattttaaattattttttttatatttttgaatactaatattaaaaataaatttaaaaaaataaaaaaatatatattatatattattttaatatattttcaagtaaaaaattataaaaaatataattattttttgtttatttatttattttatttatttttaaaatacatccaAGTTCATAGTACTTCCACGACGGGCATGTGACCCTATTTTCCGTCGTCTGTCCAAATAAGATTGTTGAAAAGTTGTTTTCTAGCTAGCTGTGATTTTCAACGTtaagacatgtttttttttttcctcggataattttaaaataaatttaattttttttttttaatttaatataaatatttgaatcaGCTTACCTGAATCTTTATCTATGAATTATTATGCTCTCGGAACTCCAATCAAAGACACGGGTGAAGAAGTTCCTGGCTTGCTTGCTGCACTAGTCAACACAACAGTCCTCTTAAGTTCTTAAAGAGAAACACGTGCGC
This genomic interval from Populus alba chromosome 1, ASM523922v2, whole genome shotgun sequence contains the following:
- the LOC118033732 gene encoding pentatricopeptide repeat-containing protein At2g13600, yielding MVNGYVWNEEFEKGKQVFVEMRGLGLELNAFSLTGVAGALFDVREGEQIHGFGVKMGFLRGSSMHFSNAVMSMYARCGREVDAIKVFDEIAEPDVVSWTERIGTASDGHEAVELFRIVRSLGLDVNGYTLINVLSMIGGVKFLNAGKQIQALCHKTGYFQVVSVGNALVYMYGKCGQICDACRVFYNMIIRDSISWNSLISACSENGFVNQALEVFYQMRELSLQPTIHTLASILEAVSNSNNTKQVIQIHSLVVKCGFMFDVSMISCLITAYGRCNSMDESKRVFAEIDKVNLVHLNTMITTFVHAGYYTDALALYQTIWSSHHKVDSRTFSIILKACSAITDMQLGRAVHSLVLKTGFDQDSFVESSVIDIYCKCGSIGQAEKAFRSSSMNSLAAWNAMMMGYAHHGCYQEVFDLFNKMCQFGIEPDEITYLGVLSSCCHGGLVKEARHYLDSMFELHGIIPHLEHYACMIDLLGRVGLLEDAKKTIDHMPIQPDVHIWQILLSACNIHGHVELGSVAARKLLEIHPENESAYILLSNLYASVGMWNGVGRLRKEMKEKNLRKEPGSSWIQVGGKSHAFFVNDTSHPQSKEIYAELIRLYKQVIVSLEPEQDGAFLWINGP